Sequence from the Lacerta agilis isolate rLacAgi1 chromosome 6, rLacAgi1.pri, whole genome shotgun sequence genome:
attattattcttagtcttattattattattcttattattattattaaaaacatgtTGGGGTAGAAGGCAAGAAGAACCATGGTTGTTACACAGATGTGTAAGTGGGGTGTTTTGTAGACATTTCCTTATTTTTGATATGCTACCGTAAGCAGTTTAACACCAGATTTGCCCAAAATATTAAGCCGTAACAAGCGTTCCAAGAAGGTTTGCCCAGCCATTCCAGGATGAAGGAAAGAAGGTTCTTTGGCAGTTTCTCATACCAGGAGAAATTATGCCCTATGCTCATTGCACAATAATGTTATCAATATTAATACAGTTAGCATGTATTCTTCACAAGACTGGACAAAAACCACTCTCATTTACATAATTCTTacgtgtgtgggtgggtgggtgggtgggttttaaaGCTCTGTAATATAATACAGTATATTCACATGATATATCACCATGGCTCCAAAAGGAACGATTATACCTTTAAACATTTCCATgactaatttaaaaaatacagtttaaaatattttcaaattaaattttgaAGCAATGAAATGCACTGTAAGGTAATTACAAGACTTTTTtcgcttatatatatatatatatataaatgatttgCTCTTTGAACACACACATCCATATCTGGTGCCAACTCTGGCACTTTATCATAGCCTTTTGTTGAATGAAAGCACAGCAGCTATGCCTCTTCGATTTGTTTTTACGAAGCCTTTGGTCAGACTCAATGGTTGTGCTGCAGCAGCATAGATTTGTGACCTGATCCCTACATATACACAACACTTCTGGTtaatcctttttattatttgtggATTCAAATACTTCCTCTCTGGGAATCTTATCAAAAAGATTTCTCGTGACCGTAAGAAATGTGTATAGATACGTTTCCCAACACCAATTTCTGTTTACTTGTTCAGCTttctatataaaatatttaaaatgtttgaaaggAGAATGATTCAATCCTACTTTGCAGGGGTTTAAATCGGAATACCAAATCAGAAACGCCATGGTTGCACCAAGTCTTATTTCACTTTGATTTGATAATTACAAATATAcagcaagtttaaaaaaaaatactaagatGAAATCGTcgatttgcaaaaaagaaaagaaaaaaggtacaATTCAACAAATGTCATGTGCTCTTGCAAGAAGAGTGCATAGGGCATTTCTGCAGCTGTCAAATACAGTAAATAATTCTGATTTAACCTCAGAGTTCAAGCAGGAAGCATTTCTAATTGTAGGTATTAGTTGCAACATGTTCCCTTCAAGTTTTGTTCTAGGACTTCCTTCGTTTCCAGAGGTACATACTGTTTTCTGTCTTTCTGTAGTTTTGTCTCCCATAAACCAGTATTTTAATATGTTGTcattcttcagataccatgtaaACTCTTCCATTCCAGTGCTTGGTGGTCCTCCATATAATTATTTTGAGGTCCTTAATGCACAGTTTTTGCAAATAAAGGGCTGGCACTGAAGATTCTGCTACGCTTTAGTAGGATTCCCCGCAGGCTTTGGGTCATAACCATATAGGAATGTAGCAGCTATTACAAGAACGGCtccaagaaaaaaaacactgaaagtgaaaaagaaggggggggacttAAGACCATATACATTCATAAACTGGAAATCATTTACTTCAATGTACTGGTATTTATTTTACGACCAAAATGTTCATtagttttgctttccccatttccccattcTTCTTACAAGCAGATTTCTGGCTTTTCTCTTAACCTGGTCTACCCTTACAAGCATACACCAGGACACCTACAGAGATCTGCAAAGGAACTGGAACTATAACAATAACAAAGTGATGAAATAGCACCTTATTAAATAGATGCAGTGAGCAAATGTGAGACTTCTGCACGGCAACACGACAGAACTTCCCAGCTTGCAAATGGTTACTGTTAAAGTCTCAAGATGTTGTCTGAGAGGGAACTGGACATAAAAGCCATTGTTTTGCCTTGGACACTTCCACAGGCATGGAAGACAGTGGCTCAGACCGAGAAGTCCAATATGCGTGCTGCCGGGTTCAAAATGGCTGAAATAGTGGGTATCAAAATTCAAAGTATCAAAAAGTTGCGGGTATCAAAATAGTGGTCTTTCAAAATTCAGGCAGTATGTACCTGCTCTGAGATATTCCTATTGGAGTTAAATATTTTTCTTCCGTTTCTGACTGAATGAACTGCTGGTGTTTTAATATTCTCTCTTAAAGTATGGaaataaggaaaggaaagattCTAATCAACTTATGGTTCAACatgggaacataagaagctgcccgATGGGAAATCTAGACTGTTGGCTTGTCCAGCTCAATCAATGACTGGCAGTAGCAGGGTTTTATAAATGGCTTTTCCTAATCCTACCTGAAAATGCCAAGGACTGTAATAGAGATCACTGCATCGAAAGCATGTTACTGAGCTACAATCCTGCGTGTCAGACAAGGGAAACAGTTGCCAGGTGTACTATCAATAGTGCCCTCCTTGTTCCCTGGCTCCCATTCTAAAGAAGAAGATGACAGAACTTTTATTCACTCTACCAGATGGTGTAACGTGTCAATCACCCCTGAAGGCTGTGCTAGAGCACATGAAattgcagctgagcagcaagaaacTTTAGGCcaaaaatctccctccctccatcataAACGGGAGCCAATATTGTATGCTTGTAAGGGTAGAGCAGCAGTTTTGTTGCCATAGCAGTTCTCTACACAGAAATCCTGACAGGCCAGTAATAGTCATACAAGCGGAAGAAGTCACTGATTTGGGGCTTGCAAAATCCTCAAGAGGttttcacaaaaaaaaaacagttttgctGAAGGAACTGCTTTTCCACCAGGAAAAATAGGACTCAGACTTGCTCAGAATGAATTACATCAAATTGAGCTTTTCACATCTGATGAACAGAACGGGAACAGCTCATCAATGGAAAAGAATCTCCATGAGAAGTGGATGGACCATGGAACCTGGAGCAGATAGACTGGCAACAAGTGACTTCAGCGCCATCAATAAAAGCCCAATCTATGTTGACCCTGCTAGGGGAGGCTTTGGAAGGCTTTAAATGGGCATGCCATTTGTGTGTCTAATCCCCATTAACGTTCTGAAAAACACCTAATCCCCACGAATATTTATTGTTTAGTTCGTTTACAGTTTGATTACAATTGCCAGGCAAATATTGATACCTGAGTATGTACTGTATTAGAACTCAGGATGCCCAACATCAGTCCAACAACAGATGGTGAATATTGGtttcaaaaatatatacagtcgtaccttggttgccgaacgccttggaacttgtatgtttcggctcccgaacaattgaaaactggaagtgaatgttccggttttcaaatgatttttggaagccgggCATCCACCGTGacctccgattggctgcaggacgctcctgcagccaatcggaagccgcatctgggttttcgaacagtttcgaaCAGTTCTGGGAGTctaacggactcccggaatgcattctgttcaagaaccaaggtatgatgGTAGTAATTGAATTACCAGTGAAAATTAGTAGCAAACCAAAGCCAACTCTCAGCTAATGTTTTGCACTCTGGCATACTGAATTTGATGATTTTCCTTGTCTAGTTAATGTTTGAGCTATTAATAATGGGCTTCTGGTTGAACTGTAACTTTAGTTATTGTAGATCTTGCGGATAGCGCCTCAGATTTAAACACTAAACAAAATCAGGATCAGCAGAtacagagattattattatttttttagggggaaagagGTAGAGCTCTTTTAAATGTCTTACAGTTGCTATCTGAACCATATGTACTTGTAATCAAGTTCTTCTGTATTCAATGAAACTCACAatgaagtttttttgggggggagacacAAATTCATAAAAGCATGTGAAAAGGTACTGAAACAGTGACACAAGCGACCgtcaatgtgcattttaaaaccttTGGTAGACTCCGACTAGAATCTATATTTTGTAATCCCCATAACAACCACCATTCGCCACATACAAAGGCTGCATCCTATTGCAAAGTATTTAGAGTGCGTACTAACCTAAGCAGTTAAATTTACTTAAAATCAGCTGAGACACAAATTTCAAGTTATTTATATAACATACTCTTACCTTGTAGGGACAAAATCTTGCAGCCAGAAGTATGAGATTAATGTTGACAGTATAATAGACAAAGATGTTGcaaatccttttaaaatgttgtctGCATATTTTATAACAGCAGCTATAACAAGGCCTCCAAGTGCCTGACAAAACATTGAAAAGTAAGTTGTCATCATATTTGAAAACTTCTAAGAAGAGGCCTTCCTTACTATGCAAATAAAATGGAGACTGTCTTTTCAAAGACGGCACATCCCCCTTTGGCTTTTGTAAGTATTGCATTAAATAGGTATTTGTTAACACAAACATGTAGGGTGAGGAAGTGCAAAATTATATCACATTAATAATAGGGCTGTCAACTGATTGAAGAAAACTTAGTTGATTAATTGGGGTTTTGTTGATTAAATCTGCATATGAATAATCTGAAGTAAAAAAGAAACTATTATAAGATGACACCTGCACATGCCACAACTGTCTTAGAAGAGACATTATGCTTTGTGTTAGAAGTTTGATTTGGTGGTGTAATTTGCCATCATATGTATATTTCAATTTAGGAAAAATAATGTCTGATTATTGGGGGGGCGGCTTTTTAATAAGTCAAAATACTTTAAACTAGTAATTGAACTGAATAAAGATAATTGACCCTCCACAATAAGAAGCAGTAGCACTTATCCCAGAAAACTGACATGTTTATCCTGTGAGAGAATAAGTTCTGCTGGTTTTTATGTAAAAATGTAACTTTGGATGCATTACCTGCAGAACGACGACTATCCAGGTGAGCTGGTTATAACCTTGAAAAAACCCATTCTTCGATACAAGTTCCCCGTCATAAATGTAGACGCCCATCAAGCCAAATATGCTGCCAAAAAATCCTAAAAAAGACAAGAcaggttttttaaagcacagtgaAACGAAcgacaaaaataaaagaagaaactcTCTTAATTCACCTGCATGTACGTAGAAACGCAGGTTGGTCCCCTCCTGTGTCAATTAATGTGCTCATGTGGGGAATCCCAAATAATGTCCTGGTACTTGCAACTAGAATAAAGCTCTGTCCGTTTACTGGCAGGTGCTGGTCATAGGTAGAAAGTAAACTGGCTGCCTCACCTGTTCAAGGCCTTTGTTATGATTTTTTATCCTTAGCCGCCAGACCAGAGCGGGAACTCCCTCGCCCAGGTCCACCAACCAAGCCTCACCCTATTGATTGCCCATGACTGGGCAGTTTGAGCTTTAGACTTGGTGGGCTGTTCTGCCCTGCAATGTGGCTGGCCAGGGAATTTATGCCAGCTGGCCGCTTGGGCATGACTGCTCGCCACCCTGGGCCTGGTGTTCAGCCTGCGATGGTTGAAACTGGCGCCCACCCGGAGCAGGATATTAtgatatttaaagccctaaacaacatGCTCACAGCTTATCTGCCAAAAAGAAAGTCTTAGATTTGAAAACATATTTATTAAAGCAAGTTTTTAATTGAGTCTGTTGCTTTTAAgagtttccccttttaaaaaggctATTTTGTTCTGAAGCTACTAGTTCTTCATTCTGTGCTTacgtttttgcatttttattagcTGCAAACTGTTTTATCCatcattgcttttctgttttatatacctgaaggagcgtctccacccccatcgttctgcccagatactgaggtccagtgccgagggccttctggtggttccctcactacgagaagtgaggttacagggaaccaggcagagggcattctcagtagtggcacccgccctgtggaacgccctcccaccagatgtcaaagagaaaaacaactaccagacttttagaagacacctgaaagcagccctgtttagggaagtttttaatgactgatgttttaatgtatttttaatctttgttggaagccgccctgagtggctgggaaacccagccagatgggtggggtataaataaattattattattattattattagctgcttTGGGAGCAAATTATTACAGGAAAGCGGTGCGCAATTGTTGCTTGTGAAGAAAGCTGGCGTATacagtttaaaataattaaacagaataaaaatatgaGCCTCCCCACTTTTTAAGATCTGCTTTAAAATTCTGTCTTTCTTAGTGCATGGGCTCCAGCATGCCAGGGATGCTCGTGTGGGGACAGTTCCAAGGATTTCAATATATACATGTTCTTCTGTGTCCGCTGAACCCTTGGAACCAAACCCCTGTGTAAGATGCAATCATACTGTAAATGCATTTCTATTTTCCTGTGCTTAAAAAAATTTTGCAGTTACATTTTACTGTTATAGTTATTTTACTGTGTAACCAAGACTGGATTTTTCAATGCTGCCTTGAGTGCATTTAGGACAAAGGCAATTAGCAAAATTAATTCAACTGCTTACATGAGGTGTCACAATTGTACAGTCAATTCAGATCTAACCTATGAACTGGAGAGGAGCTTTCCTACAGGTTCATAATATATCTCTAGAAATATACAtgcaatcatatttttaaaatggcagtcCATAATCCTGTAATCAGTTGTTGAGAAatgatatattttgttttaaacaaaaggaaTTCATGCGTGTTTTTATTACACATTTCTATTACAGACATGGGGGAGGGATTTAAGTATTCATCAAGAAAATGTTTGCAGGATACATGATATtcccagtttatttttaaaataaaggcatAGTATAAATAACTGCCACATTACGATTATGCTTTAAATAGGAAACATGCAGTCAAATTTAATCTAGTTCTAGTACAATACAtgagccaggatccaaagaattATCTGAGTTTTGCCCATGAACTTGTGACACTTCAGACGGAGTTTTTGACTTTTTAATCTTTAAACAGAGGACCCTCATGGAAAAtgacaaagcattaaaaaaaatcccctaaaAGAGAATTTTAGTTGCACTGTGGTTTGGATCTTAGCCACTGTATTTAGCACCCATTAGATGATATCAAATCAAACAAAACAAGCTGACTCAGACGTTAAATGAACAACAATTACATTCCGAACAGGATGCAGCGTTTAGAGTTCCTGTTAGCAAAGTTAATGGCAAATTTGGCATATGCTTCTGTTAACAATTTAATTACACAAAAGCATGTTGAGGTACTCTGATAAGATTCTGCTATAAATCTGAATCTCCGTTCTGTGTTTCTCTCTAAACAAGACTCACCCAACTGAATGTTCCTGATCCATACtgactgttttgtttctttcaagATTTTCTCAAAATACACTCCAGCAAATCCACTTGAAAAGCAGGCTATAAGTACTGCCATCAGGCCCACAAACTGTGATCCTGCTGAGAGTTCCTTAGTGGCCGCTTCTTGTGAATCTGATGGCCACTAAAggaaacaagcaaaataaaacatgtaTATTAAAATCGTACAACAGGTTGCTAAATATAATTTAACATAGCGCAGAAGTTGTGCTGACAGGAAGCGAAAAGAGGCAATGAAATACCAGATACATTTCCCATCCAGCTCTTGTTTAGTCCTTATTCACATATTTATACCCCTGAGCAGCTATTGATGGCATTCCAAGTTTGCAGTGAATCAAACTGTACTGACAATAGAATTGGGTTTTTAGTAAgtccttttaaaagttgcatgcATAGGCATAGCCCTTCACATTTAAAAAGATAAATATTTTCGCCCAAATTAATGCCCACcattttgtttttgcaacttTTTAGTTTGTGGCTCTAAACATATTCAGGCTGCCCTGATGTTTATGCAGAAACCAGTCCCACTTATCTCAATGAGACGTACTCTCATATAAGAGTGCATGTGCTGGTAGTTAAGCATGTTTATCTGAGACTAAGCCTTACTGAATACAGAGAGCCATGTttccaaacaaacacaaacagaatTGTGCTGTAGCGCCTGCTAATAAAAACATCTAGTTCTTAACCCAGTCTTCTGAAGCGTTTTGGGGTTTCTCAGGTTTACTATTTTATTAAATGCTGTTTGTGTGTTATCtaaccaggcagtgggccttctcagtagtggcaccctccctgtggaatgccctcccttcagatgtcaaggagatttaaaaaaactacacaactttttgaagacatctgaaggcagccctgtattgggaagtttttaatgtttgatgttttactatgttttatacatgctgtaagccacccagagtggctggggaaccccagccagatgtgcagggaataatactaatactaataataatcaaCTAATCCAGCAAGTCACTCAACAGATGTTCAACACTGGGAGCACTGAATTCTATGTTTTGTAAGTGACCCTAAAGAACTAGGCACATTTATTGGTGACATGGCCTATATCTAGGGATCATGTCCTAGAACAGCATGCATAATTTGAACGTGTGAAAACATGTTTAGGACAGTATTTATTCTGCTACTTCCTTCCAAAATAACAAGATTATTAAACAAGATTATTATTAAAGAGTTGTGAATGTTTGGCCCATGTTGCTCTGCAGTTTCACCATCTGCTTATCACTGTTAAATTAATCAGGAGTTCAATGCACCCTTAAGGTATATCTGACAAATGAATTACAAGTAGAGATCCAGGGAGGGACGTTTATTGACAAAAGAGCTGATTGCAACTGTGTGCTATTTCTTTATTCCTCTTTTGGCATTTAATATCCAGTTATGGATTTTGTGACACGAACACAGAGAAAAGAGTTTGCCCAACTTCATTGAAACCAGGTTCAAACACATGAAATGGATCCTGAGGTTCTGTTGCACTTACTGATCTGCTTCACACAACATGCCAAGCCAAACGTTGGCTTAGGAAGACTGTGCAAAAGTGCATGACCCCGGAAAG
This genomic interval carries:
- the SLC35A3 gene encoding UDP-N-acetylglucosamine transporter; this translates as MSTNLKYLSLGILVFQTTSLVLTMRYSRTLKEEGPRYLSSTAVVIAELLKITACILLVYKDSKCNLRSLNRVLHDEILNKPMETLKLAIPSGIYTLQNNLLYVALSNLDAATYQVTYQLKILTTALFSVSMLSKKLGVYQWLSLVILMAGVAFVQWPSDSQEAATKELSAGSQFVGLMAVLIACFSSGFAGVYFEKILKETKQSVWIRNIQLGFFGSIFGLMGVYIYDGELVSKNGFFQGYNQLTWIVVVLQALGGLVIAAVIKYADNILKGFATSLSIILSTLISYFWLQDFVPTSVFFLGAVLVIAATFLYGYDPKPAGNPTKA